The Lathyrus oleraceus cultivar Zhongwan6 chromosome 5, CAAS_Psat_ZW6_1.0, whole genome shotgun sequence genome includes the window taaatttataaaaaaaatggGTAACTATACATTAAAAATTAGTATTACAAagtaaaaaatattaattatatttaaaacatatgaaataaaaaaatatataaagtATAAGCAtgaacaaaaaaaaaattattcaatTTACATCTAAGCAACCCCTTCATACAATACTTGATTTTCTGATATTCAATTTCTGCTTTAGACAACTTATCCAATCACTGCATAAAACTAGGATAAGatatataaaaaaatatacaaaTCAATAAATCATCCATTAAGTATATTTATTTATTCTTTGGTTCTGCAAATCATTCATCTGTTTAGTTAGTGGTTTAGTCATATTGGTGGCAGGAACCTAACAACACAATCAAAGATGGAGCAAGTGAGTTTTTAACAACTCCTTTATCATAAACCTTATCATATTTAAATTTCTAAACCAGTTTCTTTACAAATCTATATATACGTAAGTAACAGCTTCACCATTACatacaacaataacaacaacaaaaaattaTACATATCAGCATATCCTTCAAGAGTGCATTAACAAAATCTGATTCAAATGGACTCAGGAAAAGAAGTTGAGGAATCATCAACAGCTCCCATTCTAGAATCCAAGAGGACAAGAAGCAATGGCAGAGGGAAATCCGTTGATGTTGGAGATGCTCCTCCACCTGCAGTTGTTGTTACCACAAAAGCTACTCCACTTCGTAAAGGTGGAATGAAAAAGGGAATAGCAATCTTAGATTTCATTCTCAGGCTTAGTGCCATTGGTTCTTCTCTTGGTGCTGCTGCTCTTATGGGGACTAATGAACAAATACTTCCATTCTTCACTCAGTTTCTTCAGTTTCATGCTCAATGGAGTGATTTTCCAATGTTTCAGTAAGTTATAGTTACATAAAAATGACTTTCAATACAATAATAGATCTAAGTATCATATTTTCAGTCCGCAAATCCTAGCTCAACTGGCATAAGCTGATAATATTAGGGTAGGAGTTATTACCATTTTGTCTACGTACCCAAAAATAATATATCATACTTTTCATGGATTATAAAAATGCAGGTTTTTTGTGGGAGCAAATGCAACAGCAGGTGGAATTCTCGTCCTCTCCTTACCATTCTCAATTGTCTGCATTGTTAGACCACATGCAACTGGACCACGTTTTCTACTTGTGATCATTGATTTAGTAAGCAttaatcatcatcatcatcatcatcactataTCTTATTTCAAATAATCATTCAATACTTAACTAGATAAAAATATACTGACTACAATATTGTAGGTGATAATGGCGTTAGTTGTTGCAGCTGCTTCAGCTGCTGCAGCTGTTGTGTACTTAGCACATAATGGAAGTCAAGATGCTAATTGGAATGCCATTTGTCAACAATTCACTGATTTTTGCCAGGGTTCAAGTTTGGCTGTGATTTCTTCTTTTGTTGCCGCGGTTTTCTTAGCTTGTTTGGTTGTGCTGTCTTCCGTAGCTCTGAAAAGGAGTTAAAAAGTGATATTGAAGTTTGATGGTTGATGGAAGTTAATTACTGTTTTTTTAATGTTTGGTAAACTTGTTTGAGTTTGTGGTTTGTAATTGATGTTTATATAGTTGAAGTGAAAATTCATGTTCAACGCTTGTCGTAACAAATTATATCCCCGTAAGTGCTTCACCATTGCGTAACTGTGCTTCTTCTCAACGGTCTATGGCTATAATGCTTCTTTATCTTCTTTGTAGTCTAGGTAAAGATGGATTGCATGGTTTTAAATTGCAGTCAGCAACCGCAATTGCGGCCGCAATATTGCTGATGCGGTAGTCTCCGCATTGCAACAGGCCGCAATTGCGGTGTGATTTTAAATCACTCGTCCAACCATGTTAGAGTTTGCATAAAACAACTTCATCAATGTTTCTTCACATATTTTCATCTTAACTCAAGGTTTGAGAATCAAAAATCTCAATTTACATCTCATTTGTAATGTAAAAGATTAAAGTCAAGAGCTTTTCAATGGTGTATTTCACATATCTTTCAATAAAAGTTCATGCCGCAATGGTTGCAATACGCATCGCAGCAATCACAATGGCCGTAATCGTAACACACGCAACCGCATCTGCGACCGCAATTTAAAACGAATTGTTAAAATTTCATTTGTGTGATTATGTGGCAAAGCTAGGCTTAAAAAATATGGGATCGCCACCAAAATAAACTAC containing:
- the LOC127086649 gene encoding casparian strip membrane protein 4 — protein: MDSGKEVEESSTAPILESKRTRSNGRGKSVDVGDAPPPAVVVTTKATPLRKGGMKKGIAILDFILRLSAIGSSLGAAALMGTNEQILPFFTQFLQFHAQWSDFPMFQFFVGANATAGGILVLSLPFSIVCIVRPHATGPRFLLVIIDLVIMALVVAAASAAAAVVYLAHNGSQDANWNAICQQFTDFCQGSSLAVISSFVAAVFLACLVVLSSVALKRS